The genomic region CGTTAGTGTTCCGTGGTGGGTGCGGGGAGACTGGAATGGCTTCTTCGGTCTCTTCACGAACAGCCTCACGAACATCATGGTGTTGGCGGGGCTGTTGAGCATGACGCTCAAGATGCCTGACTGGCTCGTTTACGGGCGCGTACTCCCCGCTGTGGGTGTTTCCCTGGCAGTCGGCAACCTCTACTACGCGTTCATGGCGCGCCGGCTGGCGCGTCGTGAGGGCCGCACCGACGTGACTGCACTCCCGTATGGCGTCAGTGTCCCTCACATGTTCATAGTCGTCTTTCTCATCGTGGGGCCGATCTACTGGAAGACGGGCGACCCACTGGTCGCGTGGCGGGCGGGAGTGGCGTGGTGCTTTATCGAGGCCGTCGTTGAGGTGCTCGGAGCAGCAGTTGGGCCCACTGTACGCAAGTACACCCCCCGAGCCGCAATGCTGGGAACGCTGGCGGGGGTGTCTCTAACCTACATCGCTATGAGGCCGGCCATGCAGAGTTGGGAAGTGCCGTACATCGCGATGGTCAGCCTGACCGTCATCCTTATGGGCTGGTTTGCCCGCAAGCGTTTTCCGGGAGACCTCCCTGCCGGCCTGGTCGCGATCATAGCTGGAACTATCCTCGGGTGGGCTACCGGCTACATGAGGCCC from Bacillota bacterium harbors:
- a CDS encoding xanthine permease — encoded protein: MKPVSVPWWVRGDWNGFFGLFTNSLTNIMVLAGLLSMTLKMPDWLVYGRVLPAVGVSLAVGNLYYAFMARRLARREGRTDVTALPYGVSVPHMFIVVFLIVGPIYWKTGDPLVAWRAGVAWCFIEAVVEVLGAAVGPTVRKYTPRAAMLGTLAGVSLTYIAMRPAMQSWEVPYIAMVSLTVILMGWFARKRFPGDLPAGLVAIIAGTILGWATGYMRPEAVAQTVASIRPAFPVPAFSALAVGMREIAPYLATAIPLGVYNFFETMNNVESACAAGDDYNTREAMLVDGLGSLTGGLLGSMFPTAVYIGHPGWKSVGARIGYSVATGVGVLVVCLLGVVPLLLTVIPLVAVLPILLYIGLVIGAQAFQASPSRHAPAVVMGMVPWLANWGQSLVDNALSAVGSNAG